In Pontimonas salivibrio, the sequence ATCGCTGCGTCGACAGCGTCAGACAGTGGCCAAAAGGCGACCTCCAGGTCGGCCTCTTCACCGGTCGCCACAAAGTCGTGGTCGACCTGACGCAGACCCGTGGCAAGAAAGATGTGAATGACTTCGTTGGAACCACCCGGTGTCACATTGAGCGTCACCAGGTGCACCATGTCGCTTGCGGCATACCCTGCCTCTTCAGCCAATTCCCGGCGGGCCGCCTCGGCGGGGTCTTCGCCGACTACATCGAGCAACCCTGCGGGTAGTTCCCAGTTGCGTGAGCGCACAGGGTGTCGATATTGACGCAACAGCAACACGTTGTTGTCCGGGTCGAGCGCGACCACCGCGCTGGCACCTGGATGGTCAACGTAGTCACGTCGAAGCACATCGCCGTTGTAGTCGAAGCGCTCTCGCACGACGTCCCAAATGGCACCATCAAAAACCCGTTCTGTGCTGATCACAGTGGGGTGTTCTGGCGTGTCAGATAGGTCCCGCGTACTCACGCAGTGTCCTGTTTTGCTCCTACGGGAAACAGTGCAGACGCTTCGTGGCGTTCAATCGCTGCGGCAATGAGGCCGCTAAAAAGCGGGTGTGCACGATTGGGTCGACTGCGAAGCTCAGGGTGTGCTTGGGTCGACACATAAAACGGGTGAACGGAGGCAGGAAGCTCGACAAATTCGACCAAACCGCCATCGGGTGATTGACCGGAGACGACCAGGCCAGCGTCGGTGAGTTGGGTGCGGTAGTTGTTGTTCACTTCAAAGCGATGACGGTGTCGCTCGTGGATCTCTGGAGCGCCATAAAGACCGGCGACGACAGACCCTTTGGTCAAACTGGCCGGATAGAGGCCCAAGCGCATGGTGCCACCTAGGTCGCCGTGGCCGGAGACGATGTCCACCTGTTCGGCCATCGTGGCGACCACCGGGTGGGGGGTCTCTGGGTCAAATTCTGAGCTCGATGCCTCCGCCAATCCGGCCACGTTCCTGGCATATTCAATGACCATGCACTGGAGGCCTAAACACAGGCCCAACGTGGGAATCTTGTTTTCGCGGGCGTAACGCAGGGCGCCCACTTTGCCTTCAATTCCGCGGATGCCGAAACCTCCGGGAACAAGCACACCGTCAACATCGCCCAATTGTTTTGCGGCCTCTTCCTCGGTGGCACAGTCATCACTGGCGACCCACTTGAGGTGAACTTTGGTGTGCTGGGCAAAGCCGCCGGCACGAATGGCTTCGGCCACACTGAGGTAGGCATCGGGCAGGTCGATGTATTTTCCGACCACCGCGATTGTGACTTCGCGAGCGGGGTTGTGCACGGCATCGAGTAGCGCCGACCACCCGTCCCACACCATTTCCCCCGCGTTTAGCCCCAAGTGGTCGACGATGTAATCGTCGAGGTCTTGGCTGTGCAGCATGGAAGGGATGTCGTAAATACTGGCCACATCGATGGCATTAACCACTGCCGCTTCATCGACGTCACACATCAAAGCAATTTTTCGCCGATTGGCGGCTTCGACGGGTCGGTCACTGCGCAGCACCAACGCGTCGGGTTGGATACCAATCGAGCGCAATTGCGCGACCGAGTGTTGCGTGGGTTTGGTCTTTTGTTCCCCGGAAGCCCCCATGAACGGAACTAAGGAGACGTGGACGAAGAAGACGTTGTCGCGTCCCAGTTCGTGTCGAATCTGCCTGGCGGCTTCAATGAACGGTTGGCTTTCGATATCACCGACGGTGCCACCGATTTCACTAATGATCACATCCGGTTTAGGTGTTGCCGATGCCTGCTCACGCATCCGACGTTTAATTTCGTCTGTGATGTGGGGAATCACTTGGACGGTTTCCCCCAGGTATTCACCCCGTCGCTCACGGCCAATCACTTCGGAGTAAACCTGACCGGTAGTGACGTTTGCCGAGCGGGACAGGTTGATGTCGAGGAAACGCTCGTAGTGACCAATATCGAGATCTGTTTCCGCACCGTCATCGGTGACAAACACTTCGCCGTGCTGGAAGGGGTTCATCGTGCCCGGGTCAACGTTGAGGTAAGGGTCAAGCTTCTGCATGACCACTTTGACGCCGCGACCGGAAAGAAGATTACCCAGCGATGCTGCGGTCAGACCTTTTCCTAGGGAGGAGACAACTCCACCGGTGACGAAAATGTGTTTCGTGACCGGGATTGAATCCGTCTGGATCTCATCCTCCACGGGTCAAAAGACTAACCGGTTTTTAGCGACCACTGCTGCGACTCACCGATTGACGTTGGAGCATTTCTCTCGCGTGGGCTTTTGCACTGTCGGAATCCTGATCGCCGCCCAACATTCGAGCGAGCTCAGCAACGCGGTCCTCGGCTTCTAACACTCGCACGCTCGACTCGGTCACTTCCCCCGATCGGTCTTTAAACACGCTGAGGTGGGTATCGGCGTAGGAGGCCACTTGGGCAAGGTGTGTGACACAAATCACTTGAGCAGATTGGGCCAGTCGAGCCAAACGTTTTCCAATTTCCAATGCTGTGGCTCCACCCACACCAGCGTCGACTTCGTCGAAAATAAAAGTCGGGACAGGGTCTGCTTCGGCGAGGACAACCTCCAGAGACAACATCACTCGGGAGAGTTCACCGCCAGAAGCCGATTTTGCCAGCGGGCGTGGCGGGGCGCCGGGGTGTGGCGCCAATAGAAAACTCACTTGGTCGGCTCCGGAAACGGTCGCCTCTTTGGGTGAGACATCAATCACGAGGTGTGCGTCTGGCATGGCGAGTGTCTGCAACTCAGCGCTTACCCGCTCCCCTAGGGTGTGCGCGGCGACCATTCGCCGCTCAGTAATTTCTGCGGCCAGGCGGGAGAGCGTTTCTTGATCGTGGCGGATCTGTTCCTCGAGCTGTCCTCGCCGATCGCCGGAAAGGTCAATTTCCAAGAGGGTGTC encodes:
- a CDS encoding CTP synthase, whose product is MEDEIQTDSIPVTKHIFVTGGVVSSLGKGLTAASLGNLLSGRGVKVVMQKLDPYLNVDPGTMNPFQHGEVFVTDDGAETDLDIGHYERFLDINLSRSANVTTGQVYSEVIGRERRGEYLGETVQVIPHITDEIKRRMREQASATPKPDVIISEIGGTVGDIESQPFIEAARQIRHELGRDNVFFVHVSLVPFMGASGEQKTKPTQHSVAQLRSIGIQPDALVLRSDRPVEAANRRKIALMCDVDEAAVVNAIDVASIYDIPSMLHSQDLDDYIVDHLGLNAGEMVWDGWSALLDAVHNPAREVTIAVVGKYIDLPDAYLSVAEAIRAGGFAQHTKVHLKWVASDDCATEEEAAKQLGDVDGVLVPGGFGIRGIEGKVGALRYARENKIPTLGLCLGLQCMVIEYARNVAGLAEASSSEFDPETPHPVVATMAEQVDIVSGHGDLGGTMRLGLYPASLTKGSVVAGLYGAPEIHERHRHRFEVNNNYRTQLTDAGLVVSGQSPDGGLVEFVELPASVHPFYVSTQAHPELRSRPNRAHPLFSGLIAAAIERHEASALFPVGAKQDTA
- a CDS encoding NUDIX domain-containing protein; its protein translation is MSTRDLSDTPEHPTVISTERVFDGAIWDVVRERFDYNGDVLRRDYVDHPGASAVVALDPDNNVLLLRQYRHPVRSRNWELPAGLLDVVGEDPAEAARRELAEEAGYAASDMVHLVTLNVTPGGSNEVIHIFLATGLRQVDHDFVATGEEADLEVAFWPLSDAVDAAMAGRIRNQISVTGLLAAHVHQQS